Within the Gossypium raimondii isolate GPD5lz chromosome 12, ASM2569854v1, whole genome shotgun sequence genome, the region TATATTTGAAAGGGCAGACCAATTTACAGGAATAAAAACACTGAAAGgaaaatttaataactttattcATAACTGATAGCAAAGTCTACATACCGAAATAAACACTAACCAAAAAGGTTTTACTTTTTAACGTATCTCTACAAAATTCCTTCCTCAATCATCAACTGAAAATGAACACAGCGGCATGATAATTGTTCACCTGTGAATGTAATCTTTCAAAATGCCATTTCTGTGCTCTATAATTGCATTCCTCCGCCAATTCTCGACGGCTTTACGAACCGTGGCGTTTGCTTCGCGGATTTCTTCAGCGGAGAATTTATGCTCGATGATTCCCAAGGGTCCAGGTTGTAACACCTTGATAACAGTTTCCATTTCTTGCTCTAATTgcctgaaaaaagaaaattcgagaaaaaaatttcaatctttttcGAGATTTTGGAATTTggaaaaccctaaaaacaagGAAATTCAAAGGGTGAAGTTTGTAGTACCGGAAGAGCGTGGGAATGGGCAAGATATTGCCCAATTGAGAAAGAGAAGCCCGCATCTCGTCGGCACCGTTCTAAAGCCGATAGGTCGAGGGAGACAATGAAGGTGGATTACTCAGCCTTCGTGTCGCAATCAAAGAACCGGCAAACCAGAAGGACACTCTGACCATTGATACTATAGAACTGGAGGTATGAGTAGACCTGTAATGGACCGGGTGACTCCACTGTCCGGTTTACAtcgatttcaatttaaataataaaatattttaatttatattcatattttaaaatatataaacattaaaaatatttttaatattttattaatatataaatagtaaaaagtatagttaaaataagatatttaattctttttctttaaattcgATACGATCTGAAATATGAACTTAACatcttatttaaaataattctatataaaatatgataattgagtCGACTCGAACCAATTGTACTTGTTCACACTTTGCAtcaataataaatgaaataggaTTGAAATATGAagattatctaattattttgttaagaaCTAACttttaagtatataaaatacGTATGTGGAATAAAATCTTTTATAGCCAAGATGTTATAACCtcacatgaataaataaagaaaattttaaaatcgtaataaaaaatttttaattaagatttaactTTGATTATTcgagtatttttttatattaaaaactcattactataaaatataaaatatatatttataatacacatatatataatttgatcaGGCTTCAAAAAAAAGAGTCCAAAACTCAATCCgattaaaaaatgggcttatatttttttttacttttggagTTTTGTCTACTTGATCACACCCTTTAATGTTTCAGGCGGGTCTTCGAGCCCAAGCAGGTAACCTAATCTTTAGAGCTCTAAATTTAAGTAAGAGTGATTTAAGTGAATATATTCCTATTGATCTTTTATTGCCCTCAActttagatatataaaatattttctctgagtaaattttcattaattaatttaatatatactaGATTAATCCATGCCTACTAGTAAAAATTGTAGGTattgcatttatgaaaatatatatgaaaattaaatgtaattttatttgaaataacaAAGTTgagataataaatattttgatgttttggaatcaaatactatattttttagattttatataaaaaataaaaataaaatgtctttGATAATTTTGCATCTGAATTAGAAACATATAACACTAATTCAATCAAATTCTTAAGTGACAATTTATGTCAACAATAAATTAAGCAActtaagtcatttatcattACATCTGTGATTAGTTCATCAACTTGAATTTTGAGCTAAAAAATTGTGACTTTACGTAACATTTTGTTTGAACAAAATGAACGAAATGGTGCCCACCACCAAGCATGGTTTTCAAAACTAACTCGATGGGATCAAATCATCGACTCTAGGTTGACTGATtcactattaaaatatttaaagaatcaagaaaatagaaaaattttgcaaaagaaaagtcagaaaaattcataaaaatacttaaaaaaatttataaacaatttaaacaacaataacactttaattttcttttggatttgGGTTGGGTTTGGGCCAATTGATTATTGGGTTTAAGGTTGGGTTCCATTCATATTTGtatcaatttattttgggtaaactacatttttttggataattgaattgaatttcatTATCCAGAAAGAGTTGACTACTACAAACAAAACCATACAAACATAGAAGAAACCTATACAATATATCAAACCCCAAATTGAACAAATATGAATATTAAGAGCATTTACCCCATTAATTTTCTTTCCCATCAACCTAATATGTATAGTTTGTTTAATTTGCATCAAGATTACACACTCATTAGAATGAGGTTTGCCAAAATACCTCTCATACCTTTTAcacaaaattgaatgaatatatgCCAATCTAAGCACCGCAACAATGAGGGACTTGCCTTTAAGCTTAGAAATAGCCCAAGCTAGCTCCTGATCCCAAGTTCCAACAGCTTTGTTAATATTACAAAGCTGTTATACCATCTCCCAAACCATCAAAGAAAATATGGTTTCTAGTTTCAACAAAGCAAGCAACATTGAGACCAAAGGAACTTAAATGATCCCTAGTAGGCAACCAATCCAAAACTACCATTCAAGCAACAATAGAATGTTTAGGAATATATGTAAAAGGAACCACAACAATCGATGCCAACACACTTTCCTCCCCTTATCTCTAATATCCTCCCACTATCTTGAAGAAGCAATCTTACTACTAATAGGAATTCTTTGCACACTACCAGCAGCAAGCTCCTTCAGCTTCCAGCTACTTG harbors:
- the LOC105762654 gene encoding uncharacterized protein LOC105762654, coding for MRASLSQLGNILPIPTLFRQLEQEMETVIKVLQPGPLGIIEHKFSAEEIREANATVRKAVENWRRNAIIEHRNGILKDYIHR